A single window of Cytobacillus luteolus DNA harbors:
- a CDS encoding YlbE-like family protein, producing MRKDVVQLIQEDKKILQFIRANPRWYRNLTRNPTDIESLKLSSMYYYKQTIPDKVEKFSNTLGLASMMLHMYQSMKEGD from the coding sequence ATGAGAAAAGATGTCGTTCAGCTTATTCAAGAAGATAAAAAGATACTTCAATTTATTAGAGCAAATCCAAGGTGGTATCGAAATCTTACAAGGAATCCCACGGATATTGAATCCTTAAAACTTTCTTCTATGTATTATTATAAGCAAACTATTCCTGATAAGGTCGAAAAGTTTTCAAACACCCTTGGATTAGCATCAATGATGTTGCATATGTATCAATCAATGAAAGAGGGAGACTGA
- a CDS encoding YlbD family protein, which translates to MSKQQVHPSIVKFKEFVREHPQLIQEVRVGKKSWQEVYEDWYLLGESDKSWEKYKSNQSGSNSESNSESNSESKKDFMSQIFTMIKNVDMNQFQQQISNAGSAISTIQSVISQFQGGNTNNTGQQPTGGNHPFSFRKD; encoded by the coding sequence ATGAGTAAGCAGCAAGTACATCCATCTATTGTGAAATTTAAGGAGTTTGTAAGAGAGCATCCTCAGTTAATTCAAGAGGTTAGAGTTGGAAAGAAATCTTGGCAAGAGGTATATGAGGATTGGTATCTTCTAGGTGAAAGTGATAAGTCATGGGAAAAATATAAAAGTAACCAATCTGGATCTAACAGTGAATCTAACAGTGAATCTAACAGTGAATCAAAAAAAGACTTTATGTCACAAATCTTTACAATGATAAAAAATGTGGATATGAATCAATTTCAACAACAGATATCAAATGCTGGTAGTGCAATATCTACAATTCAAAGTGTAATAAGTCAATTTCAGGGTGGAAATACGAACAATACTGGACAGCAACCAACAGGAGGGAACCATCCATTTTCTTTTCGTAAGGACTAA
- a CDS encoding PaaI family thioesterase, with protein sequence MNAELTQKFNQIVENSSEKDQKVLELFLDGLVRKQTKQNGSYLGGILGSTSRITEDKQFEMIIPNTDLIQNSLDIVHGGITATLLDSAMGSLVHYHLPEGQAAVTSEMKINYVAPGKGLELRCIANIIHQGSKIVVTEGKVFRDDGKLIAHATGSFFVITKR encoded by the coding sequence ATGAATGCAGAACTTACTCAGAAATTTAATCAGATTGTAGAAAACTCAAGTGAAAAGGACCAAAAAGTCCTCGAATTATTTCTCGATGGTTTAGTTAGAAAACAGACAAAACAAAATGGATCTTATCTAGGTGGAATTCTTGGTTCCACTAGCCGTATTACAGAGGATAAACAATTTGAGATGATCATTCCAAATACAGATCTTATTCAGAATTCTCTTGATATAGTCCACGGAGGTATTACTGCAACACTACTTGATTCAGCAATGGGCTCGTTAGTTCACTATCATTTACCTGAAGGACAAGCAGCAGTAACGTCTGAAATGAAAATAAACTATGTCGCACCTGGAAAAGGCTTAGAACTAAGGTGTATTGCAAATATTATTCATCAAGGGTCAAAGATTGTAGTAACTGAAGGCAAAGTGTTTCGTGATGATGGCAAACTAATTGCCCACGCCACAGGCAGCTTTTTCGTCATTACAAAAAGATAG
- a CDS encoding CAP domain-containing protein yields MGKAVEEIEELLGKPTRVDQTAYEYDWWIYNHYPNAYIQVGIKDNKVVTVYGIGDEINAHPLSINQTMGEIQEQFDFENTISLTAKGNSYRFELTEEERQQRPLVVFGDIFVQLYFDKITGKLSSIRLMDNEVLVMQRPYELVYRGELLSAKDLSEDEWKSIEKGIETQILDITNMMRFRHNLGPVKWHEETSIVAYKHSEDMRNNDFFSHDSPTNGGLADRLAKGEVLYQLAGENIAAKYVDGIAVVEGWLNSEGHRETLLNEKFTHLGVGVFEKYYTQNFIQTWE; encoded by the coding sequence ATGGGAAAGGCGGTAGAGGAGATTGAAGAATTGTTAGGGAAGCCCACTAGAGTAGACCAAACTGCATACGAATATGATTGGTGGATTTATAATCACTATCCTAATGCCTACATTCAAGTTGGAATTAAAGATAATAAAGTAGTTACTGTATATGGTATAGGTGATGAAATAAATGCTCACCCACTATCAATTAACCAAACAATGGGAGAGATTCAAGAGCAATTTGATTTCGAGAATACCATATCGTTAACCGCAAAAGGAAATTCGTATCGTTTTGAATTAACAGAAGAGGAAAGACAACAGAGACCACTAGTAGTATTTGGGGATATTTTTGTTCAGCTTTACTTTGATAAGATTACAGGTAAGCTTTCAAGTATTCGTTTAATGGATAACGAAGTATTAGTGATGCAAAGGCCTTATGAACTTGTTTATCGGGGAGAACTTTTATCCGCAAAGGATTTATCAGAGGATGAGTGGAAGAGCATTGAAAAAGGAATTGAAACACAAATACTTGATATAACAAATATGATGCGTTTCAGGCATAACCTGGGTCCTGTAAAATGGCATGAGGAAACATCTATTGTTGCTTATAAACATAGTGAGGATATGAGAAATAATGATTTCTTTTCTCATGACTCTCCTACAAACGGAGGCCTAGCAGATCGATTGGCAAAAGGTGAGGTATTGTATCAGTTAGCTGGTGAGAATATTGCAGCAAAGTATGTAGATGGCATTGCTGTTGTAGAAGGTTGGTTAAATAGTGAAGGACACCGTGAAACGTTACTAAACGAAAAGTTTACACACCTGGGTGTAGGAGTCTTTGAAAAATACTACACACAGAATTTTATACAAACGTGGGAATAG
- a CDS encoding CBS domain-containing protein: MQSVREIMTSDVEYCTPLDNVYEVSLKMKENDVGAIPIVDNDKLIGMITDRDLVVRGYAEKHSGSTKVTDVMSDELITIKPDTSVYEASQLMAKHQIRRLPVVEHDKLVGIVSLGDLATNKLSDQKAGHALSEISENENMHH, encoded by the coding sequence ATGCAATCTGTTCGTGAAATAATGACTTCGGATGTTGAGTATTGTACTCCACTAGACAATGTTTATGAGGTTTCTTTAAAAATGAAAGAAAATGATGTTGGTGCAATTCCCATTGTTGATAATGATAAACTAATCGGAATGATAACTGACAGAGACCTAGTCGTTAGAGGATACGCAGAAAAGCATTCCGGCTCAACAAAGGTTACGGACGTAATGAGTGATGAGTTGATTACTATTAAACCTGATACTTCTGTATACGAAGCATCTCAATTAATGGCTAAACATCAAATTCGTCGTTTACCAGTTGTTGAGCATGATAAATTAGTTGGTATCGTTTCACTTGGGGATTTAGCAACTAATAAGCTATCCGACCAAAAAGCAGGACACGCACTTAGTGAAATTTCAGAAAACGAAAACATGCATCATTAA
- a CDS encoding YugN family protein, with amino-acid sequence MKFENTGIENQTVEFSRLTSLMEDLGFVLAGQWDYERVTYDRKFETKDGVFYLRVQGFAVEGEVDRGHAIVKLLPPLLGKHYYPHGVEYGEGETFPKALVDQSQKLLSQIKEGIAKINQ; translated from the coding sequence ATGAAATTCGAAAATACTGGGATTGAAAACCAAACTGTAGAATTCTCTAGATTAACTTCATTAATGGAAGATTTAGGATTTGTACTAGCTGGTCAATGGGATTATGAGCGAGTTACATATGATCGCAAATTTGAAACAAAAGATGGCGTTTTTTATTTGCGAGTTCAAGGTTTTGCTGTTGAAGGTGAAGTCGATCGTGGCCACGCAATTGTAAAATTACTACCACCTTTATTAGGAAAACACTATTACCCACACGGTGTTGAGTATGGTGAAGGAGAAACCTTCCCTAAAGCGCTTGTAGATCAAAGCCAGAAGCTACTAAGCCAAATCAAAGAAGGCATCGCAAAAATTAATCAGTAA
- a CDS encoding Asp23/Gls24 family envelope stress response protein — MIEKLLSNGKLLITEEVLALITLLTIDETEGVAKTVSGVKNEIFNVLGSKYTRKGVTIENSEDGVSIEIRISLYYGNNIIETCKKLQESVVQEIEAMTGVVVKDINIKVEQIIKAS; from the coding sequence TTGATCGAAAAATTACTTTCAAATGGCAAGCTACTCATTACAGAAGAGGTATTAGCATTAATTACGTTATTAACAATAGATGAAACGGAAGGTGTAGCTAAGACTGTCTCTGGAGTAAAGAATGAGATCTTCAATGTCTTAGGTTCAAAGTATACCCGTAAAGGTGTTACCATAGAAAATTCAGAGGATGGAGTTTCAATTGAAATTAGAATCTCACTTTACTATGGGAATAATATAATTGAAACATGTAAAAAGCTTCAAGAGTCGGTTGTCCAAGAAATTGAAGCAATGACTGGTGTTGTTGTAAAGGACATAAATATTAAAGTTGAGCAAATCATTAAAGCATCTTAA
- the ytvI gene encoding sporulation integral membrane protein YtvI, translating to MSSLFTKRTILIVLSILLIILLGYWILPVSIPLIIAFVTALLLEPAVKLFQKRFKIKRTLSVTIIFIIFLLLMALGSYFLITKVIAEAIQIIENAPIYIYEINRVLLEVEKNLYDRSQDLPPEFVEVITRQVEETLYNFQTGLLAYVNIENLKSLLTEIPSYLVSFIVYLIALFLLMIEMPNLKEKLFTLFTSRTVDKVNFMTSRLSYVFFGFIKAQFLVSIIIFITSFIGLLVIAPDVALMMAFIIWIIDVIPIIGSIVVMGPWALFHFITGNIVLGTELAILGVILLVIRRTIEPKVMGSHIGLSPLSTLIAMYLGLKLIGILGFIIGPILLIAFNSAREAGIIKFNFKI from the coding sequence TTGTCCAGTCTATTTACTAAGCGAACCATTTTGATTGTACTTTCTATTCTACTTATCATATTACTTGGATATTGGATACTTCCTGTTTCCATACCTTTAATTATCGCTTTTGTTACTGCACTTCTTCTCGAACCCGCAGTAAAACTTTTTCAAAAACGTTTTAAGATAAAAAGAACTTTATCTGTAACCATCATTTTTATTATTTTCTTATTGTTAATGGCACTTGGAAGTTACTTCTTAATAACAAAGGTAATAGCAGAGGCTATTCAAATTATTGAAAATGCACCTATCTATATTTATGAAATAAACCGTGTTTTACTAGAGGTTGAGAAAAATCTGTATGATCGATCACAAGATCTTCCCCCGGAGTTTGTGGAAGTAATCACTAGGCAAGTTGAAGAAACTTTATACAATTTTCAAACGGGGCTTCTTGCATATGTAAATATTGAAAACTTAAAATCACTTTTAACAGAAATACCAAGTTACTTAGTAAGTTTTATTGTTTACTTAATCGCATTATTCTTGTTAATGATAGAAATGCCAAACCTCAAGGAGAAACTATTTACTCTTTTTACAAGTCGAACAGTTGATAAAGTTAACTTTATGACTTCTAGACTTTCATATGTGTTTTTCGGTTTTATAAAAGCACAGTTTTTAGTAAGTATCATTATTTTCATTACATCATTTATTGGCTTACTAGTTATTGCTCCAGATGTAGCGTTAATGATGGCATTTATTATTTGGATTATTGATGTTATTCCTATAATCGGCTCTATCGTAGTTATGGGCCCATGGGCACTATTTCATTTTATTACTGGAAATATTGTGTTGGGTACAGAGCTGGCAATATTAGGAGTTATCCTATTAGTTATTAGAAGAACAATTGAACCAAAGGTAATGGGAAGCCATATTGGGCTGTCTCCATTGTCTACCTTAATTGCAATGTACCTTGGATTAAAACTAATTGGTATCCTTGGATTTATCATTGGCCCTATTTTATTAATTGCATTTAACTCAGCACGCGAAGCAGGAATAATAAAATTTAATTTTAAAATATAA
- a CDS encoding GNAT family N-acetyltransferase produces MIEIFTDRLLIVPCSLDIAKSLVFHRKELEKRSPIIIPKGWPYPSVTGMLPIYIEKLENDESEYGWGLWLIINYAEKSIIGDVYVNSKPDENGTVHLSYSMVKDLADSSLTYESMDALIEWMITQKDVKKVITECCDHNMESIKLFEKLGMRCTRKDGKFLKWELRKAI; encoded by the coding sequence ATGATTGAAATTTTTACAGATCGTTTACTTATCGTCCCTTGTTCGCTAGATATTGCCAAATCCTTGGTTTTCCATAGGAAAGAGTTAGAAAAGAGGTCTCCTATAATTATTCCTAAAGGATGGCCTTATCCAAGTGTGACAGGTATGCTCCCGATTTATATTGAGAAATTAGAAAATGATGAGTCTGAATACGGTTGGGGACTTTGGTTAATCATTAATTATGCGGAAAAAAGTATTATTGGGGATGTTTATGTTAATAGCAAGCCTGATGAAAATGGAACGGTTCATTTGAGTTATTCTATGGTTAAGGACTTAGCAGATAGCAGTTTAACTTATGAAAGTATGGACGCATTAATCGAATGGATGATTACTCAAAAAGATGTAAAAAAGGTTATTACAGAATGCTGCGATCATAATATGGAATCCATTAAGTTATTTGAAAAATTAGGAATGAGATGTACTAGGAAAGATGGGAAATTTCTAAAATGGGAGCTCCGAAAAGCTATTTAA
- a CDS encoding DUF420 domain-containing protein, with protein sequence MNHSIPVLPTISTIFIVISAILVAIGWYLVTKRNIEAHRKVMTLAAVAALIFFIIYASRTIFVGNTAFGGPDNMKIYYTSFLIFHIILATTGAVFGITTLYLGFKDRIAKHRKLGPITSIIWFFTATTGVAVYLLLYVFYSGGETTSVIKAILGF encoded by the coding sequence ATGAACCATTCAATACCGGTTTTACCTACAATTAGTACAATTTTTATTGTCATTAGTGCAATTTTAGTTGCGATAGGTTGGTATTTAGTCACTAAAAGAAATATAGAGGCTCACCGCAAAGTTATGACACTTGCAGCAGTTGCTGCATTAATTTTCTTTATTATCTATGCATCAAGAACTATTTTTGTCGGAAATACTGCGTTTGGTGGTCCTGATAATATGAAAATTTACTATACTTCATTTCTAATTTTTCATATTATATTAGCTACCACAGGTGCTGTTTTTGGGATTACTACATTATATTTAGGGTTCAAAGACCGCATTGCAAAACATAGAAAACTTGGGCCAATTACAAGCATTATTTGGTTCTTTACAGCAACTACAGGTGTTGCAGTTTACTTGCTGCTATATGTTTTCTACTCAGGTGGGGAAACAACCTCAGTTATAAAAGCAATACTAGGTTTCTAA
- the ctaG gene encoding cytochrome c oxidase assembly factor CtaG: MSLSVFGFQAMWSPYFFITVLAITVLYFVLIGPMRSRFKNSEPATLKQQFLFVTAMILLYICKGGPLDLLGHLIFSAHMGQMAILYLAIPPLVILGIPSWLLRSIVELPIVKPLLKFFTKPLIALILFNGVFSFYHIPLIFDVVKTDMVLHSATTALLFIAAFIMWWPLVNPLEEWETLSGVKKVGYIFADGILLTPACALIIFAETPLYATYTDPQAWVNALQLCVPASMLSTLDLGGPEMFNFMSPLEDQRTGGVIMKIIQEIVYGSILGYVFYQWVRREQEQDDIDALQMNPQTTE, translated from the coding sequence ATGTCTTTAAGTGTATTCGGATTTCAAGCGATGTGGAGTCCATATTTTTTCATAACCGTGTTAGCTATAACAGTTCTTTACTTTGTGTTAATTGGTCCAATGAGGAGTCGATTTAAGAACAGTGAACCTGCAACATTAAAGCAACAATTTCTGTTTGTAACAGCCATGATCCTTTTATATATTTGTAAAGGTGGCCCATTAGATCTTTTAGGTCATTTAATATTTAGTGCTCATATGGGACAGATGGCAATATTATATTTGGCTATTCCTCCATTAGTTATATTAGGTATACCATCTTGGCTTTTACGTAGTATTGTTGAGTTACCGATTGTTAAACCATTGTTGAAGTTTTTCACAAAGCCATTAATTGCACTAATTTTGTTTAATGGAGTATTTTCTTTTTATCATATACCATTAATTTTTGATGTAGTGAAAACTGATATGGTTCTGCATTCAGCGACAACGGCTTTACTTTTCATAGCGGCCTTTATTATGTGGTGGCCACTCGTAAATCCTTTAGAAGAGTGGGAGACATTATCTGGCGTTAAAAAGGTTGGATATATATTTGCAGATGGTATTTTATTAACACCGGCGTGTGCACTTATCATTTTTGCTGAGACACCTCTTTATGCTACGTATACAGATCCACAAGCATGGGTAAATGCTTTGCAACTTTGTGTACCAGCAAGTATGTTATCAACCCTTGACCTTGGTGGTCCTGAAATGTTTAACTTCATGTCACCTTTAGAGGATCAACGTACAGGTGGAGTCATTATGAAAATTATTCAAGAAATTGTATATGGTAGTATTTTAGGATATGTATTTTACCAATGGGTTCGTAGGGAACAAGAGCAGGATGACATTGATGCCCTACAAATGAATCCACAAACGACTGAATAA
- the ctaF gene encoding cytochrome c oxidase subunit IVB — protein MAANLSNSGNPKVDLVYRRKKNAEDMKYQVITFIITLFLTIMAFLAVGLDFTGWYVVPFIILLAVVQLIFQLYYFMHMSHKGHEVPALFLYSGVTVAAITVLAFMTIIWW, from the coding sequence ATGGCGGCAAATTTATCAAATTCAGGTAACCCTAAAGTTGATTTGGTATATCGTAGGAAGAAAAATGCAGAAGATATGAAGTACCAAGTAATTACATTTATAATTACGTTATTTCTAACAATCATGGCATTTTTAGCTGTAGGCCTTGATTTTACAGGATGGTATGTTGTTCCTTTTATCATTCTGTTGGCTGTCGTACAATTAATCTTTCAACTTTATTATTTCATGCATATGTCTCATAAAGGTCATGAAGTGCCAGCTCTATTTTTATACTCAGGTGTAACAGTAGCGGCTATCACAGTCCTTGCTTTTATGACAATTATTTGGTGGTAA
- the ctaE gene encoding cytochrome c oxidase subunit III — translation MHVEEKLTAETFPDSPEKATLEGKNKFLGFWLFLGGETVLFASLFATYLALKDQTNGGPTGQEIFDLPLVFIATMLLLTSSLTSVYAMYHMKNFDFRKMQLWLGVTVFLGALFLGLEIYEFNHYVHLEHTITSSAFGSAFYVLVGTHGAHVAFGLCWITALMIRNSKRGLDLYNAPKFYVASLYWHFIDVVWIFIFTVVYLMGMVG, via the coding sequence ATGCACGTTGAAGAGAAATTAACAGCTGAAACATTTCCTGACTCTCCCGAAAAAGCAACCCTTGAAGGTAAAAATAAATTTTTAGGTTTCTGGTTATTTTTAGGTGGAGAAACTGTCCTGTTTGCTTCTTTATTCGCAACATATCTTGCATTAAAGGATCAAACTAATGGAGGTCCAACAGGTCAAGAGATCTTTGACCTTCCACTAGTTTTCATAGCAACTATGTTGTTATTAACTAGTTCGTTAACAAGCGTTTACGCAATGTATCATATGAAAAATTTTGACTTTAGAAAAATGCAGTTATGGCTTGGTGTAACTGTATTCCTAGGAGCTTTATTCTTAGGACTGGAAATTTATGAATTTAATCATTATGTGCACTTAGAGCATACAATTACTAGTAGTGCATTCGGTTCAGCATTTTATGTACTTGTTGGAACTCACGGTGCGCACGTTGCCTTTGGATTATGCTGGATCACTGCATTAATGATTCGTAATTCAAAACGTGGATTAGATCTTTACAATGCACCTAAGTTCTATGTTGCGAGTTTATACTGGCACTTTATCGATGTTGTATGGATCTTCATCTTCACGGTAGTATACTTAATGGGAATGGTGGGATAA
- the ctaD gene encoding cytochrome c oxidase subunit I, with protein MSTLTQKKGFGATVWDYLTTVDHKKIAILYLIAGGFFFLVGGLEALIIRIQLAVPDSNFVSAGLYNEILTMHGTTMIFLAAMPLLFALMNAVVPLQIGARDVAFPFVNALGFWLFFFGGVFLNLSWFLGGAPDAGWTSYASLSLASPTHGIDFYALGLQISGIGTLIGGINFLVTIINMRAPGMTYMRMPLFTWSTFVASALILFAFPPLTVGLALLMFDRLFGTGFFDPTMGGNTIIWEHLFWIFGHPEVYILILPAFGVFSEIFSTFSRKRLFGYSSMVFATVLIGFLGFMVWAHHMFTTGLGPIANAIFAVATMAIGVPTGIKIFNWLFTMWGGQIKFTTPMYYAVAFIPSFVMGGVTGVMLAAATADYQYHDTYFVVAHFHYVIVGGVVFGLLGGVHYWWPLMFGRMLNETLGKITFWLFLIGFHLTFFIQHFLGLMGMQRRIFTFLPGKGLDTGNLISSIGAIFMAVSTLVLLYNIIKTSINGPKASKDPWGDGRTLEWALPVPTPEYNFKQLPLVRGLDALWVEKMAGKKEMTPAEPIGDIHMPNASILPFTISLGLFIGAFGIMYRTEEPWAYPVLFLGAIITFGSMLLRSVIDDHGYHIHKEELLKDDNDKGVKA; from the coding sequence GTGAGTACGTTAACTCAGAAAAAAGGATTCGGCGCAACGGTTTGGGATTATTTAACAACTGTTGATCATAAAAAAATCGCTATCCTTTATCTAATTGCTGGTGGATTCTTCTTCCTTGTTGGGGGATTAGAAGCACTTATTATCCGTATTCAGTTAGCTGTACCTGATAGTAATTTTGTCAGTGCAGGACTGTATAATGAAATATTAACAATGCATGGTACAACGATGATTTTCCTTGCGGCAATGCCGTTATTGTTTGCATTGATGAATGCCGTTGTTCCACTACAAATTGGTGCACGTGACGTAGCCTTTCCTTTTGTTAACGCATTAGGGTTTTGGTTGTTTTTCTTTGGTGGAGTTTTCTTAAACTTAAGCTGGTTCTTAGGTGGAGCACCTGATGCAGGGTGGACTTCATATGCGTCATTATCTTTAGCATCACCTACACACGGTATTGATTTTTATGCACTTGGTCTACAAATCTCAGGTATTGGTACGTTAATTGGGGGTATTAACTTCCTAGTAACAATCATTAATATGCGTGCACCTGGTATGACTTATATGCGTATGCCTTTATTTACATGGTCTACGTTTGTAGCTTCTGCTTTAATATTATTTGCTTTCCCTCCATTAACTGTAGGTTTAGCATTATTAATGTTTGATCGTCTATTCGGAACTGGATTCTTTGATCCTACAATGGGTGGAAACACCATTATCTGGGAGCACTTATTCTGGATTTTCGGACATCCTGAAGTTTACATCTTGATCTTGCCGGCATTCGGTGTTTTCTCTGAAATATTCTCTACATTCTCAAGAAAACGTTTATTCGGTTATTCATCCATGGTATTCGCTACAGTACTAATCGGTTTCTTAGGATTCATGGTATGGGCTCACCATATGTTTACAACTGGTTTAGGACCAATTGCTAATGCAATTTTTGCTGTAGCAACGATGGCTATCGGGGTACCAACTGGTATTAAGATATTTAACTGGCTATTTACGATGTGGGGCGGACAAATCAAGTTCACTACACCAATGTACTATGCAGTTGCTTTTATCCCTTCGTTTGTAATGGGTGGGGTAACAGGTGTAATGCTTGCTGCTGCAACGGCAGACTATCAATACCATGATACTTACTTTGTTGTAGCTCACTTCCACTACGTAATTGTTGGTGGGGTAGTATTTGGTTTACTAGGTGGAGTTCATTATTGGTGGCCATTAATGTTTGGTAGAATGCTAAACGAAACTTTAGGAAAAATTACTTTCTGGTTATTCTTAATCGGTTTCCACTTAACATTCTTTATCCAACATTTCTTAGGATTAATGGGGATGCAACGTCGTATCTTTACTTTCCTACCAGGAAAAGGTTTAGATACTGGTAACTTAATCAGTTCAATTGGTGCAATCTTCATGGCTGTTTCAACATTAGTATTACTTTATAACATTATTAAGACATCAATTAACGGACCAAAAGCAAGTAAAGATCCTTGGGGAGACGGTCGTACTTTAGAGTGGGCTCTTCCGGTTCCTACTCCTGAGTACAACTTTAAACAACTTCCATTAGTGCGTGGATTAGATGCACTATGGGTTGAGAAAATGGCAGGTAAAAAAGAAATGACTCCTGCTGAACCAATCGGTGATATTCATATGCCAAATGCATCAATCTTACCGTTCACCATTTCATTAGGATTATTTATTGGCGCATTTGGAATCATGTACCGCACAGAAGAGCCTTGGGCTTACCCTGTATTATTCCTAGGTGCTATCATTACATTTGGTTCAATGTTATTACGTTCAGTAATTGATGATCACGGATATCATATTCATAAAGAAGAATTATTGAAGGATGATAATGATAAGGGGGTTAAGGCATAA
- the coxB gene encoding cytochrome c oxidase subunit II produces MKRWLPKVRTFLLFGLMALLLAGCGKPFLSTLQPAGEVADDQYSLMILSTLIMVIVILVVTVIFIYVVIRFRRRPGDENIIPKQVEGSHKLEVIWTVIPIILLIILAVPTVASTFKLADVSPMLEETRDEDALVVNVTANLYWWEFEYPDLGVVTGQELVVPTDERVYFNLKASDVKHSFWIPSVGGKMDTNTDNTNQFWLEFDQERAQEIFYGICAELCGPSHAFMDFKVKPLPRAEFDKWIEDMKAATHEPQSELASAGEQIFNDKSCIACHAINASEKRATAPSLANFGERVKIAGILDYNEDNLKKWLRDPESVKPGNKMTNTYPELSEEELDALSEYLMGLKVQD; encoded by the coding sequence GGTTTAATGGCGCTACTGTTAGCAGGTTGTGGTAAACCATTTTTGTCCACACTTCAACCAGCTGGTGAAGTGGCGGATGATCAGTACTCATTAATGATTTTGAGTACCTTAATTATGGTAATTGTTATTTTAGTAGTAACAGTTATATTCATTTATGTTGTAATACGTTTCCGTAGACGTCCAGGGGATGAAAATATTATCCCTAAGCAAGTAGAAGGAAGTCACAAGCTAGAAGTAATTTGGACTGTTATCCCAATTATCCTTTTAATTATTTTAGCTGTTCCTACAGTTGCTTCTACTTTTAAACTTGCGGATGTTTCTCCTATGTTAGAGGAAACACGTGATGAGGATGCTCTTGTAGTTAATGTTACTGCAAACCTTTATTGGTGGGAGTTTGAATATCCAGATTTAGGAGTAGTTACTGGTCAAGAATTAGTTGTTCCTACTGATGAGAGAGTTTACTTCAATTTAAAAGCTTCTGATGTAAAACACTCTTTCTGGATTCCATCTGTTGGTGGAAAAATGGATACAAACACTGATAACACAAACCAGTTTTGGTTAGAGTTTGACCAAGAGAGAGCTCAAGAAATTTTTTATGGTATCTGTGCTGAGCTATGTGGTCCTTCACATGCTTTCATGGATTTTAAAGTTAAACCATTGCCTAGAGCAGAATTCGATAAGTGGATTGAGGATATGAAAGCAGCTACTCACGAACCACAATCAGAATTAGCTAGTGCTGGTGAACAAATTTTTAATGATAAGAGCTGTATTGCATGTCACGCAATTAATGCCTCTGAAAAGAGAGCAACTGCACCTAGCTTAGCTAATTTCGGTGAACGTGTGAAAATTGCTGGTATCTTAGATTACAATGAAGATAACTTAAAAAAATGGTTAAGAGATCCTGAATCTGTTAAACCAGGTAACAAAATGACAAACACTTACCCTGAACTTTCTGAGGAAGAGTTAGATGCTCTTTCAGAATACTTAATGGGTCTTAAGGTACAAGATTAA